The Hordeum vulgare subsp. vulgare chromosome 7H, MorexV3_pseudomolecules_assembly, whole genome shotgun sequence DNA window GTGAGGGCGCATTTGGCTGCAGGGACAACACGTAGGGAGCGGGCATCTTGTGGACTCCCAGCTGATCCACCAGCTGCAACGAAATCGAACCCTAGAGATGATGGGATGGGATGGGATCGAAATGAACGGAGCATGGGGCAGGGACGGGTGGATCTGTGCAGTAGGGGGCTGGGAGGTGAGGTCGTAACATCTCGCCAGCTATGGGGATGGACGGGACGGAGGGTGATGGGGGAGGAAGGAGGttgcgaggcgaggcgaggcgaggctcgTCACCGGAGAAGGCGAGCGGCGGGCCGGCGGGGTCGCTGCTCTCGTGCCAAGGGGATGAGGGAGGGGGCGTTGCTCGTCGTAGAGGAGATCAGAGGAGGGAGACAGGGTCGGAGGAGGGCGGCTCGAGTCGGGTCGGGTCCGGCCGTGGCATAGACGAAGAGGTAGTGAGTCGTGACTCGCGagtgggaggaggagggactgCGTGAGAGCATCTCCAAGAGCCGCTCAACTCACCCGGCCCACAAAAAATATACAGTAGTTTACATTACATACATTATAAAATTTAGCGAAAGCCCTAAAATTTGACACGCGTGGAGCATTTCAGGAGACGCGCAAAAACTCAACACATGCAACATGATTTTTTTATCATAGGATATTTAAACGATACATAGCATAGTTGCATAGACACCCTATATAGACAGAAAACGATAAAAACGACTAGATAGGTAGAAGACtgctcttcatcgtcatcgtcggacTCCGATGCGCCGGTGTACGATCCCTCCATCGTGATGTAGGCGTCAGCCCAGCGTTCATGGTCGGAGGACCACGTCGACGATCCCTTCAGCTCCATCTGGAAGAGTGCGGCTTGCTTCCGCGTACGCCTATCTTCACGATAGGCGCCTTGCTCCATCCTCCTTTCCGCCCTTTCCACCCTCCTTTGCACGAAGAATTCGCGCTCGTCAAAGACGTCATGTGGGGACTgtcggcgccactccgccatgacaAGCTCGTCCATCTCAGCAATGCTGAGGCGGCGCTCCCGCCTCTGGTTCCGGCGACGGTCCTCTTCGGTGACAACCCGTGGACGAGCCGCGACGTTCTGCGCCGACTCCAGCGTCATCACCTTGGGGAAATTCATCTCTCTACGAGGCCTGTTGAGGCGCCAAGCCGCCGTGTCATACGCACAGGCGGCCTCGTCGACAATGTCGAACGTGCCGAGGCCAAGGCGCATGTCGTCGGATCGGATCTCGATGTAGAAGGTGTCGAAGGGGCGCGCACGGACGCCGCGGTAGCTCGAACTTCTCCGATGGCTCGACGGCATGGTGAGGCGATGGCGGCGAGGCGAGAAAAGTGGCGAGGGGCACGTGGCGAGGCGAGGGAGGGCGGCGAGGCGAGGCGGGGACGGTTTCGGTGAAAGGGCGCGTGGCGGGCACTGCATTTTATAGACACGGTCGACGCCGCGCTCCAAATCTAGCGTGCGTTCGCCCGCGCTTTTCCGCGCGTAACTGTTTCCCGCGCGCCTGATTTTA harbors:
- the LOC123409456 gene encoding ethylene-responsive transcription factor ERF010-like, with translation MQCPPRALSPKPSPPRLAALPRLATCPSPLFSPRRHRLTMPSSHRRSSSYRGVRARPFDTFYIEIRSDDMRLGLGTFDIVDEAACAYDTAAWRLNRPRREMNFPKVMTLESAQNVAARPRVVTEEDRRRNQRRERRLSIAEMDELVMAEWRRQSPHDVFDEREFFVQRRVERAERRMEQGAYREDRRTRKQAALFQMELKGSSTWSSDHERWADAYITMEGSYTGASESDDDDEEQSSTYLVGFR